CGCATAGTCCGGTGCCATTAACTAGTCAGCACATCCGAAAAAAGTTTGAATGTTTGTCCTGCACCTGTTTGGGAGGTCGGTGACGGTTGTACTCCTCCCCCCAGAGTTTGGCCTCCATCTGCAGCCTGACATCCTCAAAGTAAACGTCCCTGTCCACCGTCTCCATGTAACTCTTCGCTACATAGTTAGATGCCGACTTCCAGTTGCTGCTATGCGAGAAGTTTGACAATTTCTTcctgaaggaaaaggaaataagagTTAGTTGCACATACAGCTAGAAATTGTAATTAAAATGCTACATCTAAAGCCCATTTTGATTGTAGCAGCAACTGGATCTGATCTCAGAGCTGCCCAAAGTAACCCTGGAccagaatttttaaaaaaaaccaactgctccaaacacacacaggaaaaaacattccACATTTCAGATGGAGAGATCTCTTTTTAAGGACCTAACTTGTTTGGGCTCGTAGGGGCAGGGGGATTCtgacccagattttttttctgcgggATACCGCAAATAGCAAACAGCTGAGACGGGGGAGCTGTTGACGGATGCCTCCCTTTTACATTTCCCACATAACTGAGGATTAAACATCGACAGTTAGACTATAATTAAtatcctctttctttctgtaatgTCATGCAGAGGCAAAAACACTGTTATATTGTTCACAATATTAAAACTATGTTTTACTCAAAACAATCAACATCCAGGGAATCCATTCGGAGCAAAAGGGTAGAAATAGAGCCCCAGGTGCTATCATGGAAAAGTTTATAGTGCTGGTTCAATGTGATGTTCTCCTTCAGGAATTATTCTCCTGAGTTGGAGTAAGAAATGTGAGTAGCGTGGACCTGCACCGCTTGTAGGCCACAGTCCAAGAGCCCCACGCTCCTCTGCTTTGTTTACACCGAGACCACGAGGGCATCTGTGACTTGAACATGAGGGCAATAACCTCTGGAGGAGAACTGATGagtgtagggggaaaaaaatcctcaacTTACGTCCTGAAGCACTCCCTCATCGCCCCTTTTCCAAACGGCTGAGAGAAAGCAGGGGAAATAGATGAGACCAGCGAGAAGAAGCTGCGAAGACTCTCTTGTGTGCATGAGGCAGAAGAGAAGTGGTTACCTGATCAGCCATcttgaggtggatctggtctTGAGCCCACTCCCCTGTGATGGCATTGTACCTGTGAAGAGGAACAGCGAATTAAGTCAAAATGCGATgaacagataaataaaatctaGAAATTATAAGTTCTCATAAAGTTCTATCCAcagggaaaaacattttttagtcaAATGTGGCAATGTTAGCCTGTTGACTGGTTGCTCCACCGTTTTGCCTTCCAGAAATATCTCGACAAGTATTAGATAGAGCGTCATGAAATTTTGCGCAACCGTTCATGATCCCCAGAAGATGAATCCTTATGAATGTGATGATTATCTGACTTTTTTTGCCAGCTCCACCATGACGTTGACATCTGTGGTTTTGGGTAAAATATCTCATCAGGATGAATTGTAAGACGGCTTTTTGTCCCCCACCATCATCAAGTCAAACTTTGAAATTGTCCAGCACTTTGGTCTACGATTAAATacttcccatcagcctcagctggaCTTTGTGTTAAAACAGAGACAGTTAACAAACGCCTTCTAAAATCAGCACGTTTAACATCGTCAAGAGAGGACAACAACTCTCcagtcttttttcattttagccaAGTTACTCTTTGCCTTCTACGAGGGCATTAGCCTGTCAACAGCCCGTTATCAACTCTTATCACGGAACACATCTAGTTTCCTCCCCACGGAGAAACAACACGGAGAGAAGTCCTGTTTCCAAAGAAAGGCAAATTTTGTCTGCACCAATTTCTTTGTGGACTGCAGGTTAAGGGAATGAATGTAGTCGGGCAAGAAGTCATACAGTGGTGTGGCCAAAACAAATTAGGTGTGTGCACATTGTACATGAACACTGGgtcactgtgtctgtttgtcttggaagggtgtgtgtgtgtgtgtgtgtgtgtgtgtgtgtgtgtgtgtgtgtcctgagttAATCAATGATGCATGAACTGTAGCAGCCGTGAGTCTTCTCAGCATAGTGCCTTTAAAACTATTCACTCTTTCCTGCCAACAAACAGTTTTAAGCCAGGGGACACAGTGTACCTCGAGTTTCATTCCGTCAAGTTCATACTACTGGGGGGGAcgtcagagaggggaaagagggggTGAGGTTACATGTGGGCAAAATTAGCACACGAAGAAAGAGCACGAGGGCAAATCCCAGCTCCCGACAGtcactcctctctctgcagtcaAGTCCAAGCTCTTGTTATgtaacacactaacacaggCAAAGGAATTCATTTCCATCCTGCTTTTTTTGCCCACACCCATTCCACCGTGTGTCACTGCCTCAATACAACGCTGTCCGTGTCGGAGCACTCTGCAAGAGGTGTGAACATTTTATAGCCGTCACACTGTCAATAAGAAGATCCGACAGGACACATGATAATCCCACCAACAATATAAGCTACTGAAAAGAACGGGAAAGGCCAAGGGTCATCTGTGCCTCGGTTGCCCGACTGAAAGGGTCAGTAATGTTTGTCAACTAGCACCGCTGACCGAGATATGAGCCAACTGTGAAGTCTACATCCATGAAGACTAAGATCAAGCAGGGAATGTCTCACTGTTGTActttaaagctgctttcatcAGTATTTGTTATCTCAAAAATGTCTCTAATTGCAACATTTAATGTGAAAGTGGTTGTCTACAATGGCAAAACTAAAGATTAGTGGCAAACTATCGGCACATTCAGCAGCTACAGTGTTTTtcccctcaggagttggtggagaccaaaacaaaggTCAAATGAGACTTAGTCATAAAACGAAATCAAGAAATGTAAATGCCTTATTCGTACCTGTAACGAATGCAGGGTTCTGTCGCAATTTCCTCCAGGTGAAACGGTGCCCAGGGGTCGGGCATGGCTTTGGCCTTTTCGATAGCTTTTTTCCATGTCTCCTGTCACAATAAGGAAACATGTCGTATAGGTGgcagtatttgtttttatgcaaaaataagTGAAGGGGTCAGTTTCCAAAACTGGAATATGCAGGGGAAATCGAGGGGAAGCTGTTTAATGCGATAACTGTGAAGTACATGGAAGTTAATTTTGGGCTTTTTCTGCTTAACGCGTTCACTTTCAGCCTCTGTGTGCCAACACTGTGTTCACTAATGGAACGAATTAAAGTTCTCTGtttctgcactgaacagcttcCCCCTCATTCATTGGCTTTTAATCAGCTAAAATGCAGATCGCATATCAACAAGACTCAGGGACAAACTGATGTAAATAAGGAAGAAACgagagtgaaggaggaaggaagaaaaatgattattaaataataattttagaaGTACAAACCACAGAGGCAGCACAGAATCATTAAAAATCAAACTGATTAATGAACTAATCATTACATAAGGCAGGCCTCACTGTAAATGTATTAGCTGATATTCATCCAAGGTCTCCTATATgttcataatttaaataatttactaGAACCTCAAAAGGAATGTGATCACCATGGCCTGTTTCATGGCCATCTGCTGGTCTGCTATttaagaaaaaggaggaaaaaaaacttttttagtAGGACCCGTGAACCGAGTGTAACTTGTAATCTTAACCTGCTACAGTGACCTTAGCCCCGACCCCACTACACTGCACAGCAGCACGTCTTCTTCGAACGCTGGTAACTGTCCCAACAGGCATTCTAGACATGTTTATATTTAGAGCGAAGGATTCACATGAAGAGAAATATGAAGGGTCGTGTTTTTAACTGGCAGGGTGTCAGTTCTCACATCAGCACTACCTCGTGCTACGACGTCTGATGTGCTGTAAGACACATTACAGCCAGGATCTAACGGTAAAGCCTGGTATGGTACTGAAATGCAGAACCAGGATACATTTAAATTAACTAATTTCAAAACTGCCAAAACAGCCAATTATTTGGCTGGaaaatttcacacatttcagtgTCAATTTGTACAACAAAAACCCACAAAGCTTCTGGTTTGTTAGTGTCAAGTCATGAAATCTTACGTATGGAAATACATTCTGAAGGAAGGGAGGATGAATTGATTAGGACACACCAGGATGAAGCGAGTTatgggaagagagaaaagaaaggggaagggTAAAGTtgctatgaaaataaaaaaaaaagacattacaaTGCAGTACAAGGTAAAAGGATGGAGTGGGGGAGACGGGAGGCGCAGATGGTCACCGGTGAagtgggagagaaggaagatgTGATTTAAACTGTCACGTACCCGTGCGCGCTCAGACAAAACCTTGTACGACCGAGGTTCTGccactgtttctgtttcattctaTGCAGGGGAGTGAAGAAAAAACGCACGGCTTTAGATGCTTTTAAACaacgacacaaaacaaaaagaactaCACAGGGCCGTTCGTCCACGCAGTCGGCTGGTGCACAGTTGCTCTGATATAAGATTCTCACTGCTGGTCTGGGGATAAAGACAGACTTGTGTTTATACATGCAATGtactcacttcctgttcttgTCAGAGAGTACATTTATGAAGCGTATACAAAATAGCATAcgtgttggtttgtgtgtgcagatcaTCTCTCTCCTTATAAGGCAGACAGCTGTTCTTACAGCAAATCCATGATGGTGCCTAATCACAAAGTGTTTTAACTTTAATTAAGCGTCAATAAACAATCTTCCAATGCTCGATTTCAACATTTCGATATCATTCAAATGTCATCTGTCAACACGTTGCCAGGGCAACAGCTCACCTTGTACACAAAGTTGCTCTTGGGAAGAGAGTTTGACAGCTGCCGGGTGTAAACCAGGTTCTTCAAGTAGTGACAGATTTCTTTGGCAGAGTCGTCCAGGATGGGGGCGATGAAGTGGTagtggtcgtcgtcgtcgtcgtcgtcatcgctGGCATTGACATCACTCAGGGAGGATGCCCGCTGGTCGGGGGGTCTCTTGgcgctgccctcctcctccatgctgAACATCAGGTCGTCCTCCATGACGTCTGCTGTTTCTGCTGACACCAGAGGAGACAGTGTGGTGTGTGAGTGGAAACAAAGTAGTGCCAATCCACAGCAGCCATGATGGGACGTGTACAAAACTGTGCATCTGATGCAATGTTAGAGAAAGTTATATGTGCATCTCTTGGGCCTGCATCTACATGAAATGCACATATAACTGAAAGTCAATTCAAATATGTACTATTATAAATATTGATTAAGGCAATAAATGAGAGCATCAGCATGCAGAGGCAGTTGTAAGCACCAATCTGTTTGAGAATAGTTGTTAAAATGCCATCACAGCACATTAAGGCTCCTGTGCTCCAATAGCAATCGTGCAGGAGCAAACATGGATCAGAATATATCATGTTGCAGCTCCCTCCAAAAGCATTAGCTTTCTTTTTAGTTTGTATTGAGACCTGCTGTCAGatacatgtatttacatataaGCAACCTAGATCATGTTGAAGGCATACCTTTAATGACTTTAGCAGAATGTGAAAGCGTTACCCGTCACCGCGCGcagtcgtcttcttcttcttcttcttccgtctCTCTCAGGTTCAGTTATAGATTGCAGAAGCCAGTGGTTAGAGTCTCCTCCCAGGGCCAAACCAAGCCAGACGCGGTCGGTCCTGGTCCTCCAAGGTGTCCCGAAGGTCCGGGGACGTCCCTCTCTGCAATCCTTGCAGATCTTCGAAGAGTCCACCACAGCGAGCTGAGCCCTCTGCACGTAGCACTGTTCACTGACAGCCACGCCCCCCGCCTCCTGGTGCCTTCATGGCTATCGGAAATATGATGTTTACAACCgctgttcagtttttttgagTTTCAGGAAGTGAAGTTACAGTACACATTAGATTTGTTTCACTCTACTGTCGGCGGCAGTCGCCATAAATGTCAGCCTCAAAGTGGCTAGTCACTGGCAGCCGCTATCTGCTAAACGCTGTGGCTGGGTAAAGTGGTAGAGTGACGAAAAAAACTCTGCTCCAACATTTCTCCAATTGGGATTGGTCAAATGTTGGAAATGCTGGCGCGACGAGAAGAATCCGCCACGACTTGGCTGCCGAATGTTGGAGCTAcgattctgattggctgtcatgGCTAATACGGAAATATGATGTTTAAAACCtctgtttagtttttgtctGTTATAAGGATTGGACGCAAGTTTCAGGAGGTAAAGTTGAACTACACATTCGACTTTACTGTCGTCGAAAGTCGCCATAAATATCAGCCGCTTCAGTGGCTACCGCTAGCGGCAAACGCTGTGGCTAGGTAAAGTGGTAGGGTGAGGAAAACAACTTTTCTCCGCTGGTATTGGTCAAATTTTGGAAATGTTGTCGCGACGAGAAGAATCCTCCTCGACGATTTGCTGCCAAATGTTGGAGCTACGATTGCGATTGGCTGTCACTGTAAGCGATGCGTCACCGATTGAGATAAAAACATTTGGTGTGCGGACATGGAATACAGTGGTAgcgtggccgagtggtctaaggcgctggatttaGGCTCCAGTCATTTCGAtggcgtgggttcgaatcccaccGCTGCCATAACCTTTTCATGGTCGccaatcatttttcaaacagcatcagcatcattcAAAACAGACTATGCGAATATTTTGAAATaccaaaaacaataaagagagaATGTCCTCCTAAATTCATCTAAACCACCATATAGTAACAGTTGATACAGCTGTGCCCTCTAGTGACTGTACAGTTACTACTTTGTAAAGGAATTAAGTTTTtgaaagatgaacaaaaaatgGATGGAATAAAGGTTAGGTATATCTCTACTGTGTGTTTAATTCGAGACTCAAAATATAATGCAAAAATatctcaaacaaaaaaaaggaaacaaactgcTAAGAGACATGAGTTCGTTGAATTTAATGCACAGCaattacactgaaatgaaaagggaCATAAAAAAGTCCATAATCcataattgtgtttttcctcgTTTTTGATGTCTTCCAGTCTTTTTTCTACATTAGTCTGTGTAAAATGTCTACGACCCATCCCTCGTGATTAGATCGAACACCGCGGCAACCATCAACTTTCACCGggccctgtttttttccttcaagtaCTGAGAAGCAACAAATTGCATCTTCTGCATGGCCAGCCGCGTGTCTTCGGGAGATATCCCAAGATGCCACACGGCCCTCACCGAGTTTCCAAAGTGAGGGTACATGAGAACTTGTATCGCTTGTCCCAGTgccgcctcctctccctcgcccACCTGACCCATGCGGGCACAGAACTCAGAGGGACTCAAAGTCAGCTCCTTCAGGCGGAAACGCAGGATGTTTGTCTCCACCGCCGCCATGTCGACAGCGAACAGAGGGTCAAAGTCGAGCAGAGCTGGGCGTCGAGGGGAAGAGACAATGAAGAAGTTATGAGCGGCAACAGTTAATGATTGAAAAGTTTcacaaacccccccaaaaaataaatgagctaCTCACCTTGAGCAAAGCTTCTTGCATTGTGGTGATCTTCCTGCATTCTCTCTACCATATCCAGCAAAGAAAGTTTTCCAGCTGCTGCTAGAATACCAGCCTGCCGCATCCCTCCACCCAGAGCTTTACGACACCGCACCGCTCTGGCGATGAAGTCTTGGGGTCCGGCCAGCACGGTGCCCACAGGGGCACCCAGACCCTAATACAGACCCTCGAGTGAATATGGCTTTGCTTTTGAAGCATTTTATATTATCTTTCTGCAAGTCATTTTGTCGGTTTTGATCAAAtctctatcattttttttccagtcccACCTTAGAGAGGCACACactgacggtgtgtgtgtgctgcagtatGGTGTGCGGAGACACCCCCTGGGCCACCGCGGCGTTCATCACCCGGGCTCCGTCCATGTGGACCGACAGACCGTATCTATCTGCTAGAGCACGAACCTTGGAGACGGAGATAAACCCGTCCATAGATGATCGAACATGTGACGCTGCATCTGCTTCAATAAGGCAAGTATATCACAGCTGCTTTcacatgttaaaataaaaaaaccattTCACTCCCACCTCCTGCAAGAAGGTCAGAGGCAGCACGCGTCCTCcctgtatgttgtgtgtgttctccacaCATATGAGGCGTGAGCGGGGAAAGTGAGGATCGGGGTAACCGTGGCGGATCTTCGATTCCAGCTGCTCCAAGTCAAACGTTCCATCGGGGAGATTGGTCACCGTGGTGGCATGGACACCGGCCAgctgtgtcaacacacacacacacacacacacacacacacacacacacacacaccccttgaGTTTAAAAACTGACCTGTATATATATGAGCGGCCCAACTGCGGGTGTTAACTGCTCCTGGTACACTCACCTGTGCACTTCCTCCTTGCTCATAGATGTGCAAGTGGGACAGATCCCCCACAATCATCTCGTCGCCCCGCTCCCGGCAGTGCACCATCACTGCATAGTGAAAATTGTGCACAACCTGTGACCTTTTTCTGACCTcataaaaaaatggtttcagaCTCTGACATGTAAAAGTTCAGCTCACCTGCGATGAGGTTACTCATGGTTCCAGTGGGGACAAACAGCGCCGCCTCCATCCCAAACATATCGGCTGCGATTTCCTGTAGCTCTGCAGAAATCAGTCGAATACTGTTTAAGATTTTTGGCAGCAACCAAAAATATTACTTTCTGCTACTTCTCTATGATAATTCAGTCTGCATGTTGCCTGGTAACCCACCTCTAAAACCCTCTGAGGCAAATCTATACATTTTATGCCACATTAATAAAACTGACTTCATTATTTGTTCTGTTGCTTCACTGACATAATATTTGTTCAAACAAATCTGCGGTCTGGGTTGTTTCTTCATGCGATGGTACAGTTGTACGACTCGTATCCAAGATGTGTGAGTTATGCACCAGTTGATTTTCcaatattcataaatacatttctagTTTTCGCATCACGGTTCGGTGCTTGCCATTCACTGTCGGGTCTTCTCCCATCACGTCATCCCCGACCTCGGCCTCCGCCATGGCGCGGCGCATCGCCGGCCCGGGCTTAGTCACCGTGTCGCTGCGGAGGTCCACCAGCCGGACGTGGGCCGCTGCGCCCGGCCCGCCGCGCCAGGGCTTCGCGCTCTGGTAGTAGCCCCGTGCGGAGCTCCGTCCCGGCGGCGCGGCCGCCGCATGTCGAGCCCGCTGGAGCTGGTTCGAAGCGACGACACGGTCGTTTAACAAACGGAACAAAAGTGTACGGGCGAACGTGTTGGAGGACATGATGCGGCTGTTTTCATCACGTTCATTTGTGTC
This Scophthalmus maximus strain ysfricsl-2021 chromosome 16, ASM2237912v1, whole genome shotgun sequence DNA region includes the following protein-coding sequences:
- the LOC118287878 gene encoding probable low-specificity L-threonine aldolase 2 — protein: MSSNTFARTLLFRLLNDRVVASNQLQRARHAAAAPPGRSSARGYYQSAKPWRGGPGAAAHVRLVDLRSDTVTKPGPAMRRAMAEAEVGDDVMGEDPTVNELQEIAADMFGMEAALFVPTGTMSNLIAVMVHCRERGDEMIVGDLSHLHIYEQGGSAQLAGVHATTVTNLPDGTFDLEQLESKIRHGYPDPHFPRSRLICVENTHNIQGGRVLPLTFLQEVRALADRYGLSVHMDGARVMNAAVAQGVSPHTILQHTHTVSVCLSKGLGAPVGTVLAGPQDFIARAVRCRKALGGGMRQAGILAAAGKLSLLDMVERMQEDHHNARSFAQALLDFDPLFAVDMAAVETNILRFRLKELTLSPSEFCARMGQVGEGEEAALGQAIQVLMYPHFGNSVRAVWHLGISPEDTRLAMQKMQFVASQYLKEKNRAR